Sequence from the Symbiopectobacterium purcellii genome:
CATCACGACCCGTGAAGCCGCACAGTACGTGTTGGACGGCGATCGCTATCTGGGCGCCACCGTGACGCCGCAACACTTGATGTTTAACCGCAATCATATGCTGGTGGGCGGTGTGCGGCCACACTTGTATTGCCTGCCGATTCTGAAACGCAATATTCATCAACAGGCATTGCGCGATGCGGTCGCCAGCAGTTCTGACCGTTTCTTCCTCGGTACGGATTCAGCCCCCCACGCACGCCACAAGAAAGAGGCAAGCTGCGGCTGTGCCGGGGTGTTTAACGCGCAGGCCGCACTCTGCGCCTATGCTACCGTGTTTGAAGAGATTGGCGCGCTGGATAAGTTAGAAGCGTTCTGCTCGCTCAATGGACCCGCCTTTTATGGTTTACCCGTCAATGAAAGCTGGATTGAACTGCATAAGGCTCCCACCACCTTCCCGGAAAGCATCGCGTTAGGTGATGACGCGCTGGTGCCCTTCCTCGCCGGTCAAACCCTGAACTGGCAAGTGCGTTAATCTTCCCGCCCGTGCGCTGCTTAGTCGCGCTGCACGGGCTTTTAACGGCCTTTGCGTTTCACTACCACATATTTGTATCACCCCTCTTGCTCCCCCTCACCTTTAACTGTATAAATAACCAGTTAATTAAAGGAGAGTATCATGCGCGTAGAACTCACATTAGCCAAATCAGCCCCCTTACCCGCTGGCGCCATTGAAGCCTTGACGCAGGAATTGACCCAGCGCGTACACCGTCATTATCCCGATAGCGCCATTCAGGTGCGTTACGCCGCGGCCAACAACCTGAGCGTGTTAGGTGGCAACAAGGATGATAAAGCGTTAATTTCAGAAATCCTTCAGGAAACCTGGGAAAGTGCCGACGATTGGTTTAGTGCAGAATAATCACTGGCATTAATAATCGAGACCTTCTATTTTATCCTTGTAGTCTTCACACTAGCCGGAAGATGGTCGATGACGGAGGGACATGACAATGACGGTAGAGAAACCAGAACAAGCCATGACGTTCGGCGAATTATTGGCGCTGATTGGCGACCAGCAGCATAAGATTGATGCGTTGGAACTGGCGTTTTCCTCCCTGGCATTTGCACTGGATGAAAGAACGGCACAGCTGTTGCTACATAATTTGAAACTGGAATCACACAACGAACATCGCGCAGAGCAGACCAAAAAACACCTGGCGCTGCTTATTGCTGTGTTTGAAAAGCATGCCGGTATCAGCGCAGACTAATCTGTGTTGCGCTCACCTGATTGATATCCCTTTGAAATTCGGGGATATCATATCCAGAAATTTTTCTTTGCAAAAAGAGTCAAAATAACTCACCTGCTGTACAAAAGTCACAGTATACTTAAGTTGCTCTTGTCAATAAGGAGCCGCCCAAGCCTCGTTAGTCACTCATGTTAGTAACTAGTCAATAAGGGGTATGTATGGACAGAAAAAATGAAGTTATTCAGACACATCCTCTTGTAGGATGGGATATCAGCACCGTTGACAGTTATGACGCCATGATGATCCGCTTGCATTATTTAACCACCCCAGACCAGGCTCCCGCAGATGCAAACGTAGGCCGAACCTTATGGCTTACTACCGATGTAGCAAGGCAACTTATTTATATTCTTGAAGCCGGTATCGCTAAAATTGAGTCGACAGATTTTCAGCCACACGATCTACTTAAACACTAGTCTCCCGATTTCACAGTAATCGATTATCCCTTGACGACACCGCCTGATGGCGGTGTCGTCATATTCAGCGCGCTTAAGTTTCCCGATGAGTTACGTCAAGAATACGCTGTCACCGTTCACTACTGCCGTTTTCATCAGGAGCCGGGATACGCAACGCTCCTCTGAGCCGATCGCGTGATTTATTAAAAATCTTCATGCTGGTTTCCCGTCCACGACGTCGCTCACGCTGCGCTTCCAGGGGCAACGCCAGTTCGCGCTGACAGTCGTCACTACAACAGCCCTGATAGGCCGCCTGACAGCGGGAGCACTGAATGAACAATAAGTGACACCCTGCATTGCGGCAGTTGGTATGGGTATCGCACGGTTCACCACATTGATGGCAGTGGGCGATAACATCCTCGGTGATACGTTCTCCCATGCGCTCATCGAAGACAAAGTTTTTACCAATGAATTTTACCGGTAAGCCCTGGGCCTTGGCCTGACGGGTATATTCAATAATGCCGCCTTCCACATGGTAAACGTTTTTGAAACCCTGATGGCGCATATAGGCACTGGCCTTTTCACAGCGAATGCCGCCAGTGCAATACATCACGATATTTTTGTCCCGCGCATCAGCCAACATTTCTGCAGCCATCGGCAACTGCTCACGGAAAGTATCGGAGGGCACTTCAAGGGCATTTTCAAAATGCCCCACTTCATATTCGTAATGATTACGCATATCGACAAACAGCGTGTCGGGATCGTCCGCCATGGCGTTAACCGCCTCGGCTTTCAGATAGGTGCCAACATCACTGGGGTTAAAGGTTGGATCATCGATGCCATCCGCGACAATGCGATCGCGCACTTTCATGCGCAGCACCCAAAAGGATTTCCCGTCATCATCCAGTGCCACATTCAGCCGGATACGATCCAGCGCCGGATGCGCACCGAACAACGCCGCCTTAAAGTCGTCGAAGCGACTGGCAGGCACGCTCACCTGCGCATTGATGCCTTCAGCCGCCACATAGACACGGCCAAATACCTGACATTGCATAAATTTCACGTAAAGGTTATCGCGAAACGCTTGTGCATCATCAAGCACGAAATATTGATAAAAGGAAACTGTGGTGCGCGTCTCGGTTTCCGCAAGCATACGCGCTTTCAGTTCCTCATTGGAAACACGGTTGTGTAACACTGGCATGGTGTACGTTCCTGTCTTCAGCGAGGGTTAACCAGATTATAACGTTACGGCGACATGTGCGTAACGCGCGGGATTATAGCCGATCGCGGCAATTACACCAGAGGAGGAATTCGTGCGACATGGAGAAAATCGTCGACACAGTAAAAATATCTCGGCGTATGATGGTTTAGTCGTTTTTTCTTGGATAAGGAAACCACCATGAGTCGGCTATTTACCCCACTCGCGCTAGGCCCCGTGACACTGCCCAATCGCATTATCATTGCCCCCATGTGTCAGTATGCGGCCCAGAACGGTTTGGCTACGCCCTGGCATACCATGCATTTAGGTAACCTGTCCCATTCCGGTGCCGGATTGCTGATCATTGAAGCCACTGCGGTTGTACCTGAAGGCCGTATATCCCCTCAGGACCTGGGCCTGTGGAATGATGAAACCGAGCAGGCGCTCGCCACGGCAGTCAACGCCGTTAAGGCCTACTCCGCTATGCCGCTTGGTATCCAGTTGGGCCACGCCGGACGCAAAGCATCCGCCGCCGTGCCGTGGCAGGGCCGGGCTCGCGTGAGTGAACAGCAAGGAGGCTGGCAACCTGTTGCCCCTTCAGCCCTGCCTTATGATGACAATGACGCGCCACCAACAGCAATGACGACGCAGCAGATAGCGGATGTCGTCACGGCCTTTGCCACTGCCGCGCAGCGCGCCGATCGCATTGGGTTTGATGTGTTCGAAATTCATGCTGCACACGGCTATTTGCTGCATCAATTTCTGTCACCGTTGTCGAATGCGCGTGACGATAGCTACGGTGGGGATTTGAATAACCGTATGCGTCTGGTACTTGAGGTGTTCCGCGCTGTACGTGAGGTTGTCCCCGCACACAAAGCCGTTGGCGTGCTCATTTCGGCTACCGATGGTGTGGAAGGCGGATGGGATCTCGAGCAGTCTGTTGCGCTCAGCCACGCGCTGCATGCCGTTGGCTGTGATTTTATGCATGTCTCAAGCGGTGGTCTCTCTCCAGCACAGCGTATTCAGCCGGGCCCCAATTATCAGGTCTCCTATGCTGAACGCATTAAGCGCGAGGTGGGGATCACCACCATCGCGATTGGCCTCATCACTGAAGCCGAGCAGGCTGAAGGCATTGTGGCAACAGGTCAGGCAGATGCCATCGGCATCGCGCGTGCCGTGCTCTATAACCCGCGTTGGCCATGGCACGCCGCCGCTCGATTGGGCGCACAAGTAGCAACGCCACCGCAATTCTGGCGTAGTGAACCGCATCACATAAAAAATCTGTTCCAGCATTGAGCAATCTCCCCTTCCCGCCGTAAACGGGAGGGGGTATCTTCGCACTGGCATCCCACCAAAGGTTAAACATCATTATTCGTCGATGCTAAGATAAAAGACGGATATTGATTTTTAGCGTATTCCACATAGCCTTACGCAGGGTTAGTCTTCCTGCTTTGGAACGCTTTACTGCATCATCATTACGATAGTTGATGCACCGCACCACATTAAACACTATCACCTTGGTGTGACTGATTTCTTTTAACGACAAGCGCGGATGACTGCGCCTGCATTTTTTGATACTGGAACTCATGACACAACTCCCATCATTCACCCGTTCATTGTTGCACCCTCGTTACTGGCTAACCTGGCTGGGGATCGCCATACTCTATCTTGTCGTGCTACTGCCTTACCCAGTTATCTATCGCCTCGGCACCGTGCTAGGGCGTATCGCCATGCACGTAATGAAGTACCGTGTGTGCATTGCCGAGCGCAATCTGGCACTCTGTTTTCCCGAGATGACAGAACAAGCACGCGCCGCGTTGGTACGTAAAAACTTCGAATCCGTAGGCATGGGACTATTAGAAACCGGCATGGCCTGGTTTTGGCCCGACTGGCGTATCGCACGCTGGTTTACCGTCACGGGCCTTGAGCATCTGCAACCGCTACGTGCCGAAAAACGTGGCGTACTATTGATTGGCTTGCATTTTCTTACGCTGGAACTGGGGGCTCGCATTTTTGGCATGCATAACCCGGGGATCGGCGTTTATCGGCCCAATGACAATAAACTGATTGACTGGTTGCAAACCTGGGGCCGTATGCGCTCCAACAAAACCATGCTGGATCGTAAAGATCTCAAGGGCATGATTCGGGCGCTCAAACAGGGGGAAATTATCTGGTATGCCCCCGACCATGACTATGGCCCACGCAGCAGCGTGTTTGTTCCCTTCTTTGCCATGGAAAGTGCAGCAACCACCAGCGGAAGCTATTTGTTGGCAAAAGTGGCCAAACCTGCCATTGTGCCATTTGTCCCTCGCCGGCGTGAGGGAGGGAAAGGCTATGAATTGATCATCCAACCTGCCGAACTCAGCGTACCGCTAGACGACGAGGCCACAACGGCCAGCTGGATGAACGCGCTGGTAGAACAGAATGTGCTGCTGGCGCCCGATCAATATATGTGGTTACATCGCCGCTTTAAAACACGTCCGGAAGGCGAACCTGCGCTGTACTGAATCGTCATTTGTCACCGACAGTGCAATAAAAAAACAGCGGCCAAGCCGCTGTTTTTTTATTGATGAAGCACACTGTTACGGTATAACCGTCAGGACTCCAACACGCGATAACGCTGATGCCAACTGGCAAACTGCTGCGGATCGTGCCACACCGCATAGTGCAAACGGGATATCGTCACGGGGTCGCTTAACAGCACCAGACGCTGATTGTCACTGAGTGCCTCCAGATCCTGTTTCAGCGCATCCGTCACGCGCTGAACCCGGCCCTGTTCTACCGCACGGCTAAAACCATGACGCGCTGTTGCCATTGCACTCGCCAACGCATTGAGTGAAGGATCGAACACGGCCTGCACGAAACCATTTTCCAATTTGCGGGCACGGTTGGCGCGGAAATAGGTGTCCGTCGCTACCAGTTCGCGCGGCGGCTCGTACTCTTCCGGAATCAACAGGAGATTGGCACGTTTGCAGGCCAACCCGATCGACGCGCGGCTTGACATCACCGACACAAAAGGCGAGAGGATCAGCGAGAAAACGATCGGCGACAACCACCACAGAAAGCGTAAATCCAGCCAGGCCATACCAATCGCCCAGACCAGCCCCAACACCAGTTGAGAGCCGTGACGAGTAAAGGCCTCGCTCCACGGCGTGGCGTCATCATCACGCTGCGGTGATTTCCACTGCACTGACCATCCCAAGAAGGCACTGACCACGAAAACGGTATGGAACAGCATACGCACCGGGGCCAGCAATACCGAAAACAGCATCTCCAGCAATAGTGACAGGAAAACGCGTACTGCCCCTCCGTAAGGCTTCGCCCCCTTTGCCCATACCAGAATCACACTCAGCAACTTTGGCAGGAACAACAGCACCAACGTGGTCGAGAACAAGGCTATCGCCAATTCAGGACGCCACTGCGTCCACACAGGGAAAAGCTGACGCGGTTGAAGGAAGTATTGCGGCTCCATCAGCGTATGCACCACTTGCAGTGCGGTTGACAGTGCCAGGAACATAAACCACAGCGGCGCGGAAAGGTAAGACATCACCCCAGTCAAGAATACGGCACGGTGAACCGGGTGCATCCCTTTCACCAGGAACAACCTGAAGTTCATCAGGTTACCGTGGCACCAGCGACGATCGCGTTTAAGCTCATCGAGCAAGTTGGGCGGCAGTTCCTCATAGGAACCGGGCAGATCGTAGGCGATCCACACCCCCCAGCCCGCACGGCGCATCAGCGCAGCTTCAACAAAGTCGTGGGACAAAATCGCGCCCGCAAAAGAACCTTCACCAGGCAACGGTGCCAGCGCACAGTGCTCGATAAACGGCTTCACGCGGATGATGGCGTTATGGCCCCAATAGTGCGACTCACCCAGTTGCCAGAAGTGCAGACCTGCGGTGAACAACGGCCCATACACACGTGTGGCAAACTGCTGACAGCGTGCATACAGGGTATCCATGCCAGACGCTTTGGGAGAG
This genomic interval carries:
- the mdoH gene encoding glucans biosynthesis glucosyltransferase MdoH — translated: MNKLISSPDYIGKLPLSAQAAEALQHALPQAESESFSVIHRALSQGESPATLLTEEDSPLQSVKARLDAAWPDTATAVKPVAADKEGRTALQAMPTIKRASMFPDMWRTNPLVRWWESMLGRSPAPSRPHASPEEKIAENRWRMVGTLRRYTLLILTLFQTAIATWYMKTILPYQGWALIDPFAMVNQPFLRSFMQVLPYVLQSGILVLFAVLFCWVSAGFWTALMGFLQLLIGKDKYSISSTTVGDEPLNPAHRTALIMPICNEDVERVFAGLRATYESVAATGQLDHFDLYVLSDSNGPDKCVAEQKAWMDLCREVDGFGRIFYRRRRRRVKRKSGNIDDFCRRWGSQYSYMVILDADSVMSGECLTQLVRLMEANPNAGIIQSSPKASGMDTLYARCQQFATRVYGPLFTAGLHFWQLGESHYWGHNAIIRVKPFIEHCALAPLPGEGSFAGAILSHDFVEAALMRRAGWGVWIAYDLPGSYEELPPNLLDELKRDRRWCHGNLMNFRLFLVKGMHPVHRAVFLTGVMSYLSAPLWFMFLALSTALQVVHTLMEPQYFLQPRQLFPVWTQWRPELAIALFSTTLVLLFLPKLLSVILVWAKGAKPYGGAVRVFLSLLLEMLFSVLLAPVRMLFHTVFVVSAFLGWSVQWKSPQRDDDATPWSEAFTRHGSQLVLGLVWAIGMAWLDLRFLWWLSPIVFSLILSPFVSVMSSRASIGLACKRANLLLIPEEYEPPRELVATDTYFRANRARKLENGFVQAVFDPSLNALASAMATARHGFSRAVEQGRVQRVTDALKQDLEALSDNQRLVLLSDPVTISRLHYAVWHDPQQFASWHQRYRVLES
- the trhO gene encoding oxygen-dependent tRNA uridine(34) hydroxylase TrhO — its product is MPVLHNRVSNEELKARMLAETETRTTVSFYQYFVLDDAQAFRDNLYVKFMQCQVFGRVYVAAEGINAQVSVPASRFDDFKAALFGAHPALDRIRLNVALDDDGKSFWVLRMKVRDRIVADGIDDPTFNPSDVGTYLKAEAVNAMADDPDTLFVDMRNHYEYEVGHFENALEVPSDTFREQLPMAAEMLADARDKNIVMYCTGGIRCEKASAYMRHQGFKNVYHVEGGIIEYTRQAKAQGLPVKFIGKNFVFDERMGERITEDVIAHCHQCGEPCDTHTNCRNAGCHLLFIQCSRCQAAYQGCCSDDCQRELALPLEAQRERRRGRETSMKIFNKSRDRLRGALRIPAPDENGSSER
- a CDS encoding NADH:flavin oxidoreductase/NADH oxidase, whose amino-acid sequence is MSRLFTPLALGPVTLPNRIIIAPMCQYAAQNGLATPWHTMHLGNLSHSGAGLLIIEATAVVPEGRISPQDLGLWNDETEQALATAVNAVKAYSAMPLGIQLGHAGRKASAAVPWQGRARVSEQQGGWQPVAPSALPYDDNDAPPTAMTTQQIADVVTAFATAAQRADRIGFDVFEIHAAHGYLLHQFLSPLSNARDDSYGGDLNNRMRLVLEVFRAVREVVPAHKAVGVLISATDGVEGGWDLEQSVALSHALHAVGCDFMHVSSGGLSPAQRIQPGPNYQVSYAERIKREVGITTIAIGLITEAEQAEGIVATGQADAIGIARAVLYNPRWPWHAAARLGAQVATPPQFWRSEPHHIKNLFQH
- a CDS encoding Kdo(2)-lipid IV(A) acyltransferase translates to MTQLPSFTRSLLHPRYWLTWLGIAILYLVVLLPYPVIYRLGTVLGRIAMHVMKYRVCIAERNLALCFPEMTEQARAALVRKNFESVGMGLLETGMAWFWPDWRIARWFTVTGLEHLQPLRAEKRGVLLIGLHFLTLELGARIFGMHNPGIGVYRPNDNKLIDWLQTWGRMRSNKTMLDRKDLKGMIRALKQGEIIWYAPDHDYGPRSSVFVPFFAMESAATTSGSYLLAKVAKPAIVPFVPRRREGGKGYELIIQPAELSVPLDDEATTASWMNALVEQNVLLAPDQYMWLHRRFKTRPEGEPALY
- the bssS gene encoding biofilm formation regulator BssS; protein product: MDRKNEVIQTHPLVGWDISTVDSYDAMMIRLHYLTTPDQAPADANVGRTLWLTTDVARQLIYILEAGIAKIESTDFQPHDLLKH
- the dinI gene encoding DNA damage-inducible protein I, encoding MRVELTLAKSAPLPAGAIEALTQELTQRVHRHYPDSAIQVRYAAANNLSVLGGNKDDKALISEILQETWESADDWFSAE